One Papaver somniferum cultivar HN1 chromosome 10, ASM357369v1, whole genome shotgun sequence genomic window carries:
- the LOC113317847 gene encoding receptor-like protein kinase 5, whose protein sequence is MNELTGSIPEGFGEWKNLTSLVMYRNRLSGKIPASIGLLPLLTDIRLFVNDLTGELPTELGLHSKLVYLEVNDNKLSGKLPENLCFGGEFYGISAFSNKFTGELPKSFAVCPSLTHVMLYKNMLGGEVPASFWSPVNLSYVQIHDNMFSGDLPDKLSSSLKRLEIENNRFTGRIPLDIASSAQLVVFDGSNNLFTSEIPTGLTALSLLTSLSLDGNEISGSIPSDIMSWKSLNTLTLSRNQISGEIPSKIGLLPSLTKLDLSENQISGSVPLEMGNLKLNFLNLSSNLLSGKIPSQLENLAFEDSFLNNSGLCSNVGISNLMSCNSLSSRSSRKLSPKFIVLIVIVVVVVMILLSVILVLVAIRSIHKRKEDDEEDSTTWQAIQFQRLVDFTELQILSGLIKSNLIGSGGCGEVYKVSINHPDKFVAVKKISSKGKVDSKHATQFQAEVEILGNIKHNNIVKLMGYMSSKYTKLLVYEYMDNGSLDQWLHQRNIGNLKQRRTLDWQKRFNIAVGVAQGLSYIHHNCSPPIIHRDVKSSNILLDSEFKAKVADFGLAKIVQAGEPFSASIVAGTFGYIAPEYGRTLKVNEKVDVYSFGVVLLELVTGRKASKGDEDRSLAEWASDRSLETSLDLLLDEEVKEGWKMAEMTSVFRLGLMCTSTSPSNRPTMSEALQYLVRRSSSQEVHKKKALVAADNVAPLLLSTHLRTSNIGA, encoded by the exons ATGAATGAGTTAACGGGTTCGATTCCAGAAGGTTTTGGTGAATGGAAGAATCTAACCAGTTTGGTTATGTATCGGAATCGATTGTCAGGGAAGATACCAGCTAGTATTGGTTTACTTCCATTGCTTACTGATATTCGGTTGTTTGTAAATGATTTGACTGGTGAACTGCCAACAGAATTGGGGTTGCATTCGAAGCTTGTGTATCTTGAAGTTAATGACAACAAACTCTCGGGAAAGTTGCCAGAGAATTTATGTTTTGGTGGTGAGTTCTATGGGATTTCGGCGTTTTCGAATAAATTTACTGGTGAATTACCAAAGTCGTTTGCGGTGTGTCCAAGTTTAACTCATGTTATGCTGTATAAGAATATGTTGGGTGGTGAGGTTCCAGCTAGTTTTTGGTCGCCAGTGAATTTGTCGTATGTTCAAATACATGATAATATGTTCTCGGGGGATCTTCCAGATAAGTTGAGTTCGAGCTTAAAGCGCTTAGAAATTGAGAACAACAGGTTTACAGGGAGGATCCCTTTGGACATTGCGAGTTCGGCACAATTGGTGGTGTTCGATGGAAGCAACAATCTCTTTACTAGTGAGATACCTACGGGGCTCACTGCTCTTTCTCTACTTACTTCTCTTTCTTTAGATGGCAATGaaatttctggttcaattcctTCAGATATAATGTCTTGGAAGTCACTAAATACTTTAACATTAAGCAGAAACCAAATTTCTGGTGAGATTCCTTCGAAAATAGGTTTGCTTCCTAGTCTTACCAAGCTTGATTTGTCTGAAAACCAGATATCTGGTTCAGTTCCACTTGAGATGGGCAACTTAAAGCTAAATTTCCTTAACCTGTCGTCAAACTTACTCTCTGGGAAGATCCCATCTCAATTAGAAAACCTGGCATTTGAAGATAGCTTCCTCAACAACTCTGGCCTTTGCTCTAATGTTGGAATTTCAAACCTTATGTCCTGCAATTCTTTGTCTAGTCGAAGTTCACGTAAGCTCTCACCAAAATTTATCGTTTTGATTGTAATtgtggtggttgtagtaatgatacTTCTTTCTGTCATCTTGGTATTGGTTGCCATAAGAAGTATACATAAGCGTAAagaagacgatgaagaagattCCACTACATGGCAGGCAATACAATTTCAAAGATTAGTGGACTTTACTGAATTGCAGATTTTGTCGGGTTTAATAAAAAGTAACTTGATTGGGAGTGGAGGGTGTGGGGAAGTATACAAGGTTTCCATTAATCATCCAGATAAGTTTGTTGCAGTTAAAAAGATTTCAAGTAAAGGGAAAGTGGATTCGAAACATGCAACACAGTTTCAAGCAGAAGTTGAAATCCTTGGAAATATTAAACACAATAATATAGTGAAATTGATGGGCTATATGTCAAGTAAGTATACAAAGCTTCTTGTTTACGAGTACATGGATAATGGTAGTTTGGATCAATGGTTACATCAGAGGAATATTGGGAATTTGAAGCAAAGGAGAACTTTGGATTGGCAGAAGAGGTTCAATATTGCGGTAGGAGTTGCTCAAGGACTTTCTTACATTCATCATAACTGTTCTCCACCGATTATTCACAGGGATGTTaagtcgagtaacatcttattaGATTCTGAGTTTAAAGCAAAAGTTGCGGATTTTGGGTTAGCTAAGATAGTTCAGGCAGGAGAACCATTTTCAGCATCCATTGTTGCAGGCACTTTCGGATACATTGCTCCAG AGTATGGTCGGACACTCAAAGTAAACGAAAAGGTTGATGTTTATAGCTTCGGGGTGGTACTCTTGGAACTTGTTACTGGACGAAAAGCGAGCAAAGGAGATGAAGATAGAAGCCTTGCTGAATGGGCATCAGACCGATCACTTGAAACATCTTTGGATCTTTTGCTAGATGAAGAAGTGAAAGAAGGTTGGAAAATGGCGGAAATGACGAGTGTATTCAGACTAGGGTTGATGTGTACAAGTACATCACCTTCCAATAGGCCTACCATGTCAGAAGCATTGCAATATCTAGTCAGGCGTTCTTCTTCCCAAGAAGTACACAAGAAGAAAGCCTTGGTTGCAGCTGATAATGTTGCTCCTCTTCTTCTTAGTACTCATTTGCGGACAAG CAATATTGGTGCATAA